A section of the Campylobacter lanienae NCTC 13004 genome encodes:
- a CDS encoding DJ-1 family glyoxalase III, giving the protein MAKIAVIMANGFEEIEALSIVDILRRGGVEVSMVALESNLSVSGAHGVSLNSDITFDEYDFSQADMIVLPGGLPGAEYLAKSQKLATKLKEAKSNGKKLAAICAAPWALSTAGVLGEKYTCYPGFEATVNHNGYNPDKNVVIDGNIITSRGPATAMEFALALLKELCGEEKYNQVKSGLLF; this is encoded by the coding sequence ATGGCAAAAATAGCTGTAATTATGGCAAATGGTTTTGAAGAGATTGAGGCTTTGAGCATTGTGGATATATTGCGTCGTGGTGGCGTGGAAGTGAGTATGGTAGCACTTGAGAGTAATCTTAGTGTAAGTGGCGCTCACGGCGTTAGTCTAAATAGTGATATAACCTTTGATGAGTATGATTTTAGCCAAGCTGATATGATAGTTTTGCCAGGAGGGTTGCCAGGCGCTGAGTATCTAGCCAAAAGCCAAAAATTGGCAACAAAATTAAAAGAAGCCAAATCAAATGGCAAAAAATTAGCCGCTATTTGCGCTGCGCCGTGGGCGCTTAGCACGGCGGGCGTTTTGGGTGAGAAATATACTTGCTATCCAGGATTTGAGGCTACAGTAAATCATAATGGTTATAACCCTGATAAAAATGTCGTGATAGATGGCAATATCATAACTTCTCGTGGGCCCGCAACCGCGATGGAATTTGCCCTAGCATTGCTAAAAGAGCTATGTGGCGAAGAAAAATACAATCAAGTAAAATCCGGACTTCTATTTTAA
- the nhaA gene encoding Na+/H+ antiporter NhaA, translating into MKLNFIKTFVKHESFSGVLLIIATILALVFQNGILSHFYQEILRSEFSIGFREFTLAKPLILWVNDGLMAVFFFVVGLELKREIVEGELSNPRQIALPIIGALGGVVCPALIFWGFNYGDEFAIRGWAIPTATDIAFALGVLMLLGNRVPSSLKIFLLTLAIIDDLCAIVIIALFYTTELSATSLGISFICLIILFILNRLKVNKKSIFLLFTLILWFSVLKSGVHATIAGVLAAFFIPMRDSAGTSMLKDLEKDLHGVTSYFILPIFAFVNAGVSLAGVDPKQLINSVGLGIFLGLFFGKQLGVFLFSFIFIKLGFAKLPDGANWLQFYGVCILTGIGFTMSLFVGALAYNDSPVFYHADKLAILLASFVAGVVGYIYLFLLCKPKKNID; encoded by the coding sequence ATGAAATTAAATTTTATCAAAACCTTTGTAAAGCATGAGAGCTTTAGCGGCGTTTTGCTAATTATTGCTACGATTTTGGCCTTGGTATTTCAAAATGGCATTTTAAGCCACTTCTATCAAGAGATTTTAAGATCTGAATTTAGCATCGGATTTAGAGAATTTACCTTAGCTAAACCACTGATTTTATGGGTAAATGACGGCCTTATGGCGGTATTTTTCTTTGTTGTGGGATTAGAATTAAAGCGTGAAATTGTAGAAGGTGAGCTATCCAATCCTAGACAAATAGCCCTACCAATTATAGGTGCTCTTGGCGGAGTTGTCTGCCCTGCTCTTATATTTTGGGGATTTAACTATGGCGATGAGTTTGCTATAAGGGGATGGGCTATACCTACTGCTACTGATATTGCCTTTGCACTTGGGGTGCTTATGCTTCTTGGCAATAGAGTGCCTAGCTCTTTAAAGATATTTTTGCTAACCTTAGCTATTATAGATGATCTTTGTGCGATCGTGATTATAGCGCTATTTTATACAACTGAGCTATCTGCTACTTCGCTTGGAATTTCATTTATTTGCTTAATTATTTTATTTATCCTAAACCGCTTAAAAGTAAATAAAAAATCGATATTTTTGCTATTTACCTTAATCCTTTGGTTTAGCGTGTTAAAAAGTGGCGTCCATGCTACCATAGCTGGAGTTTTAGCCGCATTTTTCATCCCTATGAGAGATAGTGCTGGCACAAGTATGCTAAAAGACCTTGAAAAGGATCTTCACGGCGTTACAAGCTACTTTATCTTGCCGATTTTTGCCTTTGTCAATGCTGGAGTTAGCCTAGCTGGAGTTGATCCTAAGCAGCTTATAAATTCAGTTGGCTTAGGGATATTTTTGGGGCTGTTTTTTGGTAAGCAATTAGGGGTATTTTTATTTAGTTTTATATTTATCAAATTAGGCTTTGCCAAGCTTCCTGATGGGGCAAATTGGCTGCAATTTTATGGAGTTTGTATATTAACTGGAATTGGCTTTACAATGAGTTTATTTGTAGGCGCTTTGGCTTATAATGATAGCCCAGTATTTTATCACGCTGATAAATTAGCGATATTATTAGCTAGTTTTGTCGCTGGAGTGGTAGGATATATCTATCTATTTTTACTATGTAAGCCAAAAAAGAATATCGATTAA
- a CDS encoding S8 family serine peptidase, with the protein MKSIKLSLILPIYLFGLTDFELINYNDKSVTGSGVFVGVIDSAINKDHPNLSGQIVDQIYSEYRGSTYTPDFSVDTHGSHVAGIILAKPDGQIGGIATDAKAYGVQITGHNTSGSASFTAPNVYEYFKDKTIAAINNSWNATVYPLSGLNSLTSSSISFLKNANNPNDYIPLIQRDSTASDLIKLSKEKQMLSVFASGNEGIISPGIMALAPYYDEEIRSIIVVTALDSAQVSKDSDGKFIVATTRNDNFDYLSAPTTYSNGLKGVYNFSLAAPGTNINSVNASYNTKDILTGKLDNDLYRVSSGTSMAAPVVTGAAALVAQKFPFMSGKQIADTLLSTANKDYIGPKIVLKETTTGKTLCDGNVLCSSSKRYTIFYVDSKIPKKEDGSIDEKAVEKDLSNSGYFGINWKYDRMSGMAAIDDDDYPWVQEVTKEDLFGQGILDIDKALKGIGILDANRLSDADVSSQYGETAVYYSLDTKGNDTEFSNDISQRKWEADTHNPEAYNLPKNLDNLNVGLIKSGSGVLTLSGVNSYEGATVINDGGIRLLSKDGKTAQIAGSVYVNNGSILSGNGVIKHNLTNDNSIIRPGNEDLSDLVVDGTYSQTGQNSKLILDFGNDDNSQLIAKDYSISGGNLEYNPLAQYYTVDKEIKITLGDLSNHINDFNQIYIASNNSISFEMKLDSDKTTINKDPIFIPPIHETEVPNPTPSDPNSNNQNTTNNNNQQNNNTQDPSNNNNQNSNSQSSNSQGSTTTPTPTPSNPESSNQTPNNQNTTNNNNQQNNNTQDPSNNNSQNNNIIITPVVRPDAYQTGSETLSQTMRNIRKEANLDDKYKNFFAALDQSDSNTYQETMSRIEGNSVSNLTSITTSNHTSFYQNNLLFSINPVNSTLFAYGSNPYDNGIFVASVASDYVIDLGFDALKPKNYWYINPTYKRYNGDGFDGYQSGISINLAHDLDNATVSYGIGASRSSLDFDIGAKSKSETMSLAANYTYDFGSFKLLSGGSVLVAFNENERYLEGDIKGKYKSYNANFELGLAKDYLIGDFVLSPLGYFSYGYIYQDSFRESGEIFAKNYDSINHDTITAALGLNSSYKVSDNLRYTGFVLYERMLNGYDMDAQAEFNDFKGEKFTQRYHLDKNRLNIGLGSEYTTNSGYFFKFGVGGEFATTSDNLNISATIGKRF; encoded by the coding sequence ATGAAATCCATTAAATTATCACTTATTCTTCCTATATATCTATTTGGCCTTACGGATTTTGAGCTTATTAATTATAATGACAAGAGCGTAACGGGTAGTGGCGTGTTTGTGGGGGTTATAGATAGCGCTATTAACAAAGACCACCCTAACTTATCAGGTCAGATCGTGGATCAAATTTATTCTGAGTATAGAGGTAGCACTTATACGCCGGATTTTTCAGTTGATACTCATGGTAGCCATGTAGCAGGTATCATACTAGCCAAGCCTGATGGCCAAATAGGCGGAATCGCTACAGACGCCAAGGCTTACGGCGTTCAGATAACAGGGCATAATACTTCTGGTTCAGCTAGTTTTACAGCCCCAAATGTATATGAGTATTTTAAGGATAAAACTATCGCAGCTATTAATAATAGTTGGAATGCCACGGTTTATCCGCTATCTGGATTAAATTCGCTTACTAGTTCATCGATTTCATTTCTAAAAAATGCTAATAATCCAAATGATTATATCCCGTTAATTCAAAGAGATTCAACTGCAAGTGATCTTATAAAGCTATCTAAAGAGAAGCAAATGCTTAGTGTTTTTGCCTCTGGTAATGAGGGGATCATATCTCCTGGGATTATGGCTCTAGCTCCATACTATGATGAAGAGATCAGATCTATAATTGTAGTAACGGCCTTAGATAGCGCACAAGTTAGCAAGGATAGTGATGGTAAATTTATAGTAGCCACAACAAGAAATGATAATTTTGATTATTTGAGTGCTCCTACTACATATTCTAATGGATTAAAAGGTGTTTATAACTTTAGTTTAGCAGCACCTGGGACAAATATCAATAGCGTAAATGCTAGTTATAATACTAAAGATATCTTAACAGGTAAGTTGGATAATGATCTATATAGGGTCTCTAGCGGTACATCTATGGCAGCCCCTGTGGTGACTGGCGCTGCTGCCTTAGTAGCTCAAAAATTCCCATTTATGAGTGGCAAACAGATAGCCGATACCTTGCTCTCTACAGCCAATAAAGACTATATAGGGCCTAAAATTGTTTTAAAAGAGACTACTACCGGAAAAACTCTTTGTGATGGTAATGTTCTTTGCTCTAGCTCAAAGAGATACACAATATTTTATGTAGATAGCAAAATTCCAAAAAAAGAAGATGGTAGTATAGATGAAAAAGCCGTTGAGAAGGATTTATCAAATTCTGGATATTTTGGTATAAATTGGAAATATGATCGTATGAGTGGTATGGCTGCCATTGATGATGATGACTATCCGTGGGTTCAAGAGGTTACGAAAGAGGATCTATTTGGTCAAGGAATTTTGGATATTGATAAGGCTTTAAAAGGTATAGGAATCTTAGACGCGAATAGATTAAGTGATGCTGATGTAAGTAGTCAGTATGGCGAAACTGCGGTGTATTATTCGCTAGATACTAAGGGAAATGATACTGAGTTTAGCAACGATATAAGCCAACGAAAATGGGAAGCCGATACTCACAACCCTGAAGCATATAATTTGCCTAAAAATTTAGATAATCTAAATGTAGGCCTTATCAAATCAGGCAGTGGGGTTTTAACTCTAAGTGGGGTTAATAGCTATGAGGGTGCTACTGTTATAAATGATGGCGGTATAAGACTACTAAGCAAAGATGGCAAAACAGCACAAATAGCTGGAAGCGTCTATGTCAATAACGGCTCAATTCTAAGCGGTAATGGAGTGATTAAGCACAATTTAACCAATGATAACTCAATCATTCGCCCTGGAAATGAGGATTTAAGCGATTTAGTAGTCGATGGTACATACTCGCAAACAGGCCAAAACTCAAAGCTTATTTTGGATTTTGGCAATGATGACAACTCGCAATTAATCGCTAAGGATTATAGTATTAGTGGCGGAAATTTGGAGTATAATCCATTAGCGCAGTATTACACCGTGGATAAAGAGATCAAAATCACGCTAGGCGATCTATCTAATCATATTAATGACTTTAACCAAATTTATATCGCTAGCAATAATAGCATTAGCTTTGAGATGAAACTTGATAGCGATAAAACCACGATAAACAAAGATCCAATCTTTATACCACCAATCCATGAAACTGAAGTGCCAAACCCAACACCATCAGACCCAAATTCAAATAACCAAAATACCACAAATAACAATAATCAACAAAACAACAACACCCAAGACCCAAGCAATAATAATAACCAAAATAGCAACTCTCAAAGCTCAAATTCACAAGGTAGCACCACCACACCAACGCCAACACCGAGCAACCCAGAATCAAGCAACCAAACACCAAATAACCAAAATACCACAAATAACAATAATCAACAAAACAACAACACCCAAGACCCAAGCAATAATAATAGCCAAAATAATAATATAATCATAACCCCAGTAGTTCGTCCAGATGCCTATCAGACCGGCTCAGAGACACTTAGTCAAACTATGAGAAATATCAGAAAAGAAGCGAATTTAGATGATAAATATAAGAATTTCTTCGCTGCTTTGGATCAAAGCGATTCTAACACATATCAAGAGACTATGAGTCGCATAGAGGGCAATTCTGTATCGAATTTAACCTCGATTACGACATCTAATCACACTAGCTTTTATCAAAATAATTTGCTATTTAGCATTAATCCGGTTAATTCAACTCTATTTGCTTATGGCTCAAACCCTTATGATAATGGAATTTTCGTCGCATCTGTGGCTAGTGATTATGTTATTGATTTAGGATTTGATGCTTTAAAACCTAAAAATTATTGGTATATCAATCCAACTTACAAAAGATATAATGGTGATGGCTTCGATGGATATCAAAGTGGTATCAGTATAAATTTAGCCCATGATTTAGACAATGCGACCGTATCTTATGGTATTGGTGCTAGTAGATCAAGCTTGGATTTTGATATCGGTGCGAAGTCTAAAAGCGAAACTATGAGCTTAGCGGCCAATTACACCTATGATTTTGGCTCATTTAAGTTATTAAGCGGTGGGTCAGTTTTGGTAGCGTTTAATGAAAATGAGAGATATTTAGAAGGTGATATCAAAGGTAAATATAAGAGCTATAATGCAAATTTCGAGCTTGGTTTGGCAAAAGATTATTTAATAGGTGATTTTGTTTTATCACCTCTTGGATATTTTAGTTATGGTTATATCTATCAAGATAGCTTTAGAGAAAGTGGTGAGATATTTGCGAAAAATTATGATAGCATCAATCACGATACCATCACCGCAGCACTTGGTCTAAATAGCTCATATAAGGTTAGTGATAATTTACGATATACAGGTTTTGTATTATACGAAAGAATGCTAAATGGCTATGATATGGACGCTCAAGCTGAGTTCAATGACTTTAAAGGTGAGAAATTTACCCAAAGATATCACCTAGATAAAAATAGATTAAATATCGGCTTAGGTAGTGAATATACTACAAATAGTGGCTATTTCTTTAAATTTGGAGTAGGCGGGGAGTTTGCTACTACTAGTGATAATTTGAATATTTCAGCCACAATCGGTAAGAGATTTTAG
- the recJ gene encoding single-stranded-DNA-specific exonuclease RecJ yields MLDKKAIKELLSSRFSNDIHTKLSQIPLPCELKDTFKAAKRIKEAIQNNELIAVVGDYDVDGIVSTAIMAEFLSDMSANYIIKIPNRFKNGYGLNEEIINELDNATLIITVDNGISAIEAANICKKRKIDLIITDHHMPPPILPDAYAIINPKQKACTFPNIEICGAQVAWYLIGALKEVCNQKNYDMGKFLDLLTLAIIADMMELRDLNRILVRLGLVRINSSKRACFEAIKNYYNKEKFEFDDISFLIAPLINSAGRMDDATISFKFLRAKSLNEANEYLSMISEFNASRKEEEKALFESSQNDINENEDIIVTWGNEWHEGVIGIVAGRLAKKYKKPAIVFSIDGDKAKGSARSVGKFDILSLIASQESLLCGYGGHKGAAGLVIESANLDKFKTAINQSCFLQELYEFSVNDEILGEIDPSAIDYELLEILEFFEPYGQKNPRPLFELKKAMVKSAKKIGKEETHLKIILQKENKTLEAIFFNYDYMPKSGENIDILVTISKNSFRGLITPQLLIKEIIRQEQK; encoded by the coding sequence ATGCTAGATAAAAAGGCTATAAAAGAGCTATTAAGCAGTCGTTTTAGTAACGATATCCATACTAAATTATCTCAAATTCCATTGCCTTGTGAGCTAAAAGATACATTTAAAGCAGCTAAAAGAATCAAAGAGGCGATACAAAATAATGAGCTAATCGCCGTTGTGGGGGATTATGATGTTGATGGGATCGTAAGCACAGCTATTATGGCTGAATTTTTAAGCGATATGTCAGCAAACTATATAATAAAAATTCCAAATAGATTTAAAAATGGCTATGGATTAAATGAAGAGATCATAAATGAGCTAGATAACGCCACTTTGATAATCACCGTTGATAATGGTATAAGCGCTATCGAAGCGGCCAATATATGTAAAAAGCGAAAGATTGATCTCATCATCACAGACCATCATATGCCCCCACCCATACTCCCTGATGCATACGCTATAATAAACCCAAAACAAAAAGCCTGTACCTTCCCAAATATCGAAATTTGCGGAGCTCAAGTCGCTTGGTATCTTATTGGAGCTTTAAAAGAAGTTTGTAATCAAAAAAATTATGATATGGGGAAATTCCTTGATCTTTTAACCTTGGCAATTATCGCTGATATGATGGAGTTAAGGGATTTAAATAGAATTTTAGTCCGCCTTGGCTTGGTGCGTATAAACTCTAGCAAAAGAGCTTGTTTTGAAGCGATCAAAAACTACTATAATAAAGAGAAATTTGAATTTGATGATATTAGCTTTTTGATAGCGCCACTTATAAATTCAGCCGGTAGAATGGATGATGCCACCATATCTTTTAAATTCCTAAGAGCCAAAAGTTTAAATGAAGCAAATGAGTATTTGAGTATGATTAGCGAATTTAACGCTTCAAGAAAAGAAGAAGAGAAGGCGCTTTTTGAGTCTAGCCAAAATGATATAAACGAAAATGAAGATATCATAGTTACTTGGGGCAATGAGTGGCACGAGGGCGTGATTGGTATCGTCGCTGGAAGACTAGCTAAAAAGTATAAAAAACCAGCAATTGTCTTTAGCATAGATGGAGATAAGGCCAAGGGTAGCGCTAGGAGCGTTGGTAAATTTGATATCTTATCTTTGATCGCTTCTCAAGAGAGTTTATTGTGCGGATATGGTGGGCATAAGGGCGCTGCTGGGCTGGTGATAGAGAGTGCGAATTTGGATAAATTTAAAACCGCTATAAATCAATCTTGCTTTTTACAAGAGCTATATGAATTTAGCGTTAATGATGAGATTTTAGGCGAGATTGATCCATCGGCTATAGATTATGAGCTTTTGGAGATTTTGGAGTTTTTCGAGCCATACGGCCAAAAAAACCCACGGCCACTCTTTGAGCTTAAAAAAGCTATGGTAAAATCAGCCAAAAAAATAGGCAAAGAAGAAACTCACCTAAAAATCATCTTACAAAAAGAGAATAAAACCCTAGAAGCGATATTTTTTAACTACGATTATATGCCAAAAAGTGGCGAAAATATAGATATCTTAGTTACCATCTCTAAGAATTCATTTCGTGGGCTAATCACCCCGCAACTACTAATAAAAGAGATTATAAGACAGGAGCAAAAATGA
- a CDS encoding CTP synthase, with the protein MSKETKYIFVTGGVLSSLGKGIAAASIATLLKNIGYKVSMLKADPYINVDPGTMSPLEHGEVFVTDDGAETDLDLGHYERFLDENLNQDNNFTTGKVYSSVIERERRGDYLGKTIQVIPHIVGDIVDRIKKAAKGNDILIVEIGGTVGDIEGLPFLEAIRALRSEVGKSNGMFIHLTLVPYIKVAGELKTKPTQHSVGELRRIGISPDMIICRTEIPLNRELKDKIAASCGIERNAVIESSDMQSIYQVPLSFLNQNILEPIAQNLNLKNPKPNMQNWDNLVKRVIAPNDQINLAFVGKYVDLKESYKSLTESIIHAGANLDTRVIIKWCDSEKIDSNNVAETLKDCDAILVAGGFGPRGVSGKIEAIKFARENKIPYLGICLGMQLSMIEFAKNVLKLDDANSVEFDENCKNPIIYLIDSFIDASGKKQLRTHTSPLGGTMRLGGYECDLLKGSLLAKVYNNQSKIKERHRHRYEANPKYRSEFEKAGLIVSGESDGLIEAVEIKDHPFFLGVQFHPEFTSRLTKPNPVILGFIKAGIEYKNAR; encoded by the coding sequence ATGAGCAAAGAGACTAAATATATATTTGTTACTGGCGGAGTTTTAAGCAGTTTAGGCAAGGGTATAGCCGCTGCGAGTATCGCCACACTACTTAAAAATATAGGCTATAAGGTTAGTATGCTAAAAGCTGATCCATATATCAATGTAGATCCTGGCACGATGAGCCCACTAGAGCATGGGGAGGTCTTTGTGACTGATGATGGTGCTGAGACTGATTTGGATCTTGGGCATTATGAGAGATTTTTAGATGAGAATTTAAACCAAGATAATAACTTCACCACCGGCAAGGTATATAGCTCTGTAATTGAGCGTGAGCGTCGTGGTGACTACCTAGGCAAGACTATTCAAGTAATTCCACATATTGTAGGTGATATCGTAGATCGCATTAAAAAGGCTGCTAAGGGCAATGATATATTGATAGTTGAGATAGGTGGAACGGTAGGCGATATAGAGGGGCTTCCATTTTTAGAAGCTATTAGGGCGCTTAGAAGTGAAGTTGGCAAATCTAATGGTATGTTTATCCATCTTACCTTAGTGCCATATATCAAAGTCGCTGGAGAGCTAAAAACCAAGCCTACTCAACACAGCGTAGGTGAGCTTCGCCGTATCGGTATAAGTCCAGATATGATAATTTGTCGCACTGAAATTCCGCTAAATAGAGAGCTTAAAGATAAGATAGCCGCAAGTTGTGGTATAGAGCGAAACGCAGTTATAGAAAGCTCTGATATGCAAAGCATATATCAAGTGCCATTAAGCTTTTTAAACCAAAACATCCTTGAGCCAATAGCACAAAATTTAAACCTCAAAAATCCTAAGCCAAATATGCAAAATTGGGATAATCTAGTAAAAAGAGTTATCGCACCAAATGATCAGATAAATTTAGCCTTCGTAGGCAAATATGTAGATTTAAAAGAGAGCTATAAGAGCCTAACAGAGAGCATAATCCACGCTGGGGCAAATCTAGATACAAGAGTTATCATCAAATGGTGCGATAGCGAAAAAATAGATTCTAATAATGTAGCCGAAACATTAAAAGATTGCGATGCTATCTTGGTCGCTGGAGGCTTTGGGCCTCGTGGCGTAAGTGGCAAAATAGAAGCTATCAAATTCGCTAGAGAAAACAAAATCCCATATCTAGGAATCTGCCTTGGAATGCAACTTAGCATGATTGAATTTGCTAAAAATGTATTGAAGTTAGATGATGCTAATTCGGTTGAATTTGATGAAAATTGTAAAAATCCTATAATCTATCTAATAGACAGCTTCATCGATGCAAGTGGCAAAAAACAGCTAAGAACGCACACTAGCCCACTTGGTGGGACAATGAGACTTGGCGGATATGAGTGTGATCTACTCAAAGGCTCACTACTAGCTAAGGTATATAATAATCAAAGCAAAATTAAAGAGCGCCACCGCCACAGATATGAAGCCAACCCAAAATATAGAAGCGAATTTGAAAAAGCCGGTCTAATAGTAAGTGGTGAGAGCGATGGACTCATAGAAGCAGTAGAGATCAAAGATCACCCATTTTTCTTAGGTGTTCAATTTCATCCTGAATTTACATCAAGGCTAACTAAGCCAAACCCTGTAATATTAGGATTTATAAAAGCTGGGATAGAATACAAAAATGCTAGATAA
- a CDS encoding 3-isopropylmalate dehydratase small subunit produces MSKVWKFGDNIDTDVIIAARYLNTSDPEILAKYVMEDADKDFSSKVRAGDCIVAGENFGCGSSREHAPIAIKAAGISVVIAKSFARIFYRNSFNTGLLILECSQTDSINEGDELEIDYSGGIIKNLTQNCEYKFEPIPEFMQELVKAGGLINYAKSTL; encoded by the coding sequence ATGTCAAAAGTATGGAAATTCGGTGATAATATCGACACTGATGTGATAATAGCTGCTAGATATTTAAATACAAGCGATCCAGAAATTTTAGCAAAATATGTTATGGAAGATGCTGATAAGGATTTTAGCTCTAAAGTAAGAGCGGGGGATTGTATCGTAGCTGGGGAAAATTTCGGCTGTGGTAGTAGTAGAGAGCATGCCCCAATAGCGATTAAAGCTGCTGGGATAAGCGTAGTAATCGCAAAATCATTTGCTAGGATTTTTTATAGAAATAGCTTTAATACAGGCCTATTGATACTTGAGTGCTCTCAAACTGATAGTATCAATGAGGGCGATGAGCTAGAGATTGATTATAGTGGCGGTATAATCAAAAATTTAACTCAAAATTGCGAATACAAATTTGAGCCAATTCCTGAATTTATGCAAGAGCTTGTCAAGGCTGGTGGCTTGATTAACTATGCTAAAAGCACTCTATAA
- the ppk2 gene encoding polyphosphate kinase 2, whose amino-acid sequence MANQEEYVTIKVKKSKLRYEEELKKLQIEFLKFQTFVKKEGLKVLIIFEGRDASGKGGTIKRLIEHTNPRGCRVVALEKPSDVERTQWYFQRYISHLPSGGEIVIFDRSWYNRAGVEPVMGFCSEEEHKEFLRQVPQFEEMLVNSGIILFKFYFSVSKEEQKKRFKERKNDPLKQFKLSPVDEKSQELWDQYTLAKYSMLLASNTPYAPWSVVTSNDKKRARINVFKHILSNVNYDNKISQKELRVDSEIYRSGSAEIKRMEENFSQEHVKTRD is encoded by the coding sequence ATGGCAAATCAAGAAGAGTATGTAACCATAAAGGTTAAAAAATCAAAATTAAGATATGAAGAGGAGCTTAAAAAGCTTCAAATTGAATTCCTAAAATTCCAAACTTTTGTCAAAAAAGAGGGGTTAAAAGTCTTAATAATCTTTGAAGGTCGTGATGCATCTGGCAAGGGTGGGACGATTAAGAGATTGATCGAACATACAAATCCTAGGGGCTGTAGAGTTGTGGCACTAGAAAAGCCAAGCGATGTAGAGAGAACTCAATGGTATTTTCAACGCTACATTAGCCATTTGCCAAGTGGTGGCGAGATAGTAATATTCGATAGAAGTTGGTATAATAGAGCTGGGGTTGAGCCTGTGATGGGATTTTGTAGTGAAGAGGAGCATAAGGAGTTTTTACGCCAAGTGCCTCAATTTGAAGAGATGCTAGTAAATTCGGGTATTATCTTATTTAAATTCTACTTCTCAGTATCCAAAGAAGAGCAGAAAAAACGCTTCAAAGAGCGTAAAAACGACCCTTTAAAGCAGTTTAAACTATCCCCAGTTGATGAGAAGAGCCAAGAGCTATGGGATCAATACACACTAGCAAAATACTCAATGCTCCTAGCCTCAAACACCCCATACGCACCATGGTCAGTAGTAACTAGCAATGATAAAAAAAGGGCTAGAATTAATGTATTTAAGCATATTTTAAGTAATGTAAATTATGATAACAAAATTAGCCAAAAAGAGCTAAGAGTAGATAGCGAAATTTACAGAAGCGGAAGTGCCGAGATCAAACGAATGGAAGAAAATTTTAGCCAAGAGCATGTAAAAACTAGAGATTAA
- a CDS encoding RNA recognition motif domain-containing protein: MNIYVSNLPYRINDEELREIFAAYGVVNRAKIVKDKATNRSRGFGFVEMENDDEARVAIDNLNGKDIGGRAIKVNEAKPKE, translated from the coding sequence ATAAACATATATGTAAGCAATCTTCCATACCGCATCAATGATGAAGAGCTTAGAGAGATTTTCGCTGCTTATGGCGTGGTAAATAGAGCCAAAATAGTCAAAGACAAAGCTACGAATCGCTCTAGGGGATTTGGCTTTGTAGAGATGGAGAATGATGATGAAGCCAGAGTCGCTATAGATAACTTAAATGGCAAAGATATAGGTGGTAGGGCGATTAAAGTTAATGAAGCCAAACCAAAAGAGTAG